The Chryseobacterium indologenes genomic sequence GCCAATGGAATAGGAGCTTTAGGCATTATCAGAGTTTCAGGAAATGAGGCTTTACCCATAGTTCAGAAAAGTTTTCCCGCTAAAAAGCTTGAAAAACAAAAATCTCACACCATTCATTACGGATTTTTTATGGATGGTGAGGAAGCTATTGATGAAGTAATGCTTTCAATATTTTTGGCACCGAAAAGTTTCACAACAGAAAATTCTGTAGAAATAGCTTTTCACGGATCACCACATATCGGAAAACGTATTCTTGAAACTCTTATTAAAAACGGGGCGAGAATGGCTAAAGCCGGAGAGTTTACGCTTCGTGCTTTTATCAATGGAAGAATTGACCTTTCGCAGGCCGAAGCGATTGCAGATGTAATCGCCTCTGAAAATGAAGCTTCGAGAAAAGTGGCCATCAACCAATTAAAGGGTGGAATTACCAACGAAATATCATTATTAAGAACGGACCTTCTAAATTTTGTTTCTCTTATTGAATTAGAGCTTGATTTCGCTGAAGAAGATGTGGAATTTGCAGACAGAACGGCATTAAGCGGTTTATTAGATAAGATTGATGTGAAATTAGTATCCCTTATTGAGAGTTTCCAATACGGAAATGCAATCAAAAACGGTACTGCTGTTGCGATCATCGGGAAACCTAATGCAGGTAAGTCTACCTTGCTTAATGCCTTATTGAAAGAAGAAAGAGCTATTGTAAGTAATATTGCCGGAACCACAAGAGATACTAT encodes the following:
- the mnmE gene encoding tRNA uridine-5-carboxymethylaminomethyl(34) synthesis GTPase MnmE, with the protein product MNNDTICALATANGIGALGIIRVSGNEALPIVQKSFPAKKLEKQKSHTIHYGFFMDGEEAIDEVMLSIFLAPKSFTTENSVEIAFHGSPHIGKRILETLIKNGARMAKAGEFTLRAFINGRIDLSQAEAIADVIASENEASRKVAINQLKGGITNEISLLRTDLLNFVSLIELELDFAEEDVEFADRTALSGLLDKIDVKLVSLIESFQYGNAIKNGTAVAIIGKPNAGKSTLLNALLKEERAIVSNIAGTTRDTIEEVLHIKGHAFRLIDTAGLRETVDEIEAIGVKKAKEKVENANILVYLADAATEDFSEDIDMIQSLLREDLKLIICATKIDEVSPAKYETVEDIFRNAISHEFDFIKISAVENQNMQDLKNELSSYVEQLKSEENNVVITNQRHFEALQKSLDAVNKVKEAISFQISTELLAYELRNALEHLGEISGEVTNDEVLGNIFSKFCIGK